One segment of Rosa chinensis cultivar Old Blush chromosome 6, RchiOBHm-V2, whole genome shotgun sequence DNA contains the following:
- the LOC112173167 gene encoding uncharacterized protein LOC112173167 — MMGLVPVLGKLRNNLIAVNRRSIADNVIKASNNLNSGHQEHKPWLHPDPCIRSLLRKFSLPTCKELWTDWTPNKQFTYGQLWTQLLSPLVTFDPPESTHRRLMDDDPQITATAAFAVAEFNKQKNAQLRFIRAVKGFRSCFDYFLTMEAVDAHAVRTYQALVKEKRMHPYEPFKVHEPFKVLLFGLVADNGNGNLLNLIDNRRNGLYGECLYDDRGFTTTVGDYKLEAPMKAKRCSLEGEILSSLHMLQVQKGSGCCRRS, encoded by the exons ATGATGGGTCTTGTGCCTGTGCTTGGAAAGCTGAGGAATAACTTAATTGCGGTTAATAGAAGATCAATAGCAGACAACGTTATTAAAGCCTCAAACAATCTTAATTCTGGGCACCAAGAACACAAGCCCTGGTTGCACCCTGACCCTTGCATTCGAAGCCTCCTGCGGAAATTCTCATTACCCACCTGTAAAGAATTGTGGACTGACTGGACTCCCAACAAACAATTCACCTATGGTCAATTGTGGACTCAGCTGCTGTCTCCTCTTGTAACGTTTGACCCACCCGAATCAACCCATCGGAGACTGATGGATGATGATCCCCAGATTACAGCTACTGCTGCTTTTGCGGTGGCAGAATTCAACAAGCAAAAG AATGCCCAGCTGCGATTCATTAGAGCAGTAAAGGGATTTCGCAGTTGTTTTGATTACTTTCTAACTATGGAGGCAGTCGATGCTCATGCGGTTAGAACTTACCAAGCACTAGTCAAAGAAAAGCGCATGCATCCCTATGAACCCTTTAAGGTCCATGAACCCTTTAAGGTCCTACTATTTGGTCTTGTTGCTGATAACGGCAATGGGAATTTGTTAAATCTAATTGATAACAGAAGGAATGGACTGTATGGTGAATGTCTATATGATGATCGAG GTTTTACAACCACAGTTGGGGATTACAAGTTAGAGGCTCCAATGAAAGCAAAAAGATGTTCTCTTGAGGGTGAGATACTAAGCTCCTTGCACATGTTGCAAGTCCAAAAAGGATCTGG GTGTTGTCGCCGAAGTTGA
- the LOC112173168 gene encoding uncharacterized protein LOC112173168 — translation MAIRSVLGKLPKICEYERLMIGTYEGIKRNKALTALCPFRVHENHVPVPVKDQIKTQGLIYHMELGGLGPARFAVEEFNKQKKSQLQFVRVVKFLRVDRSCRMNLQRWDLNSCHCLYALILEAIDAAGVVKFYQACVRLHDLTEGLWLEEFLVFSDNGDERMRLYHHLDNFYAGLHDEHIIPGKGEVAA, via the exons ATGGCTATTCGTTCTGTGCTCGGAAAGCTGCCCAAGATTTGTGAATATGAAAGACTTATGATTGGGACATATGAAGGTATCAAACGTAATAAAGCCCTTACTGCTCTTTGTCCTTTTCGGGTCCATGAAAATCATGTTCCCGTGCCGGTGAAAGACCAGATTAAGACACAG GGATTGATTTATCACATGGAGTTGGGAGGACTGGGGCCTGCACGTTTTGCCGTCGAAGAGTTCAACAAGCAAAAG AAATCCCAACTGCAGTTTGTGAGAGTGGTCAAGTTTTTGAGAGTGGATAGAAGCTGCAGAATGAACCTGCAGCGTTGGGATTTAAATTCTTGTCATTGTTTGTATGCTCTAATATTGGAGGCAATTGATGCTGCCGGCGTGGTCAAATTCTACCAAGCATGCGTTAGGCTTCATGACTTAACTGAGGGCTTGTGGTTGGAAGAATTCTTGGTTTTCTCTGATAATGGAGACGAGCGTATGCGACTATATCATCACCTAG ACAACTTTTATGCTGGATTACACGACGAGCATATCATACCTGGCAAAGGTGAAGTTGCAGCTTGA
- the LOC112173029 gene encoding uncharacterized protein LOC112173029 isoform X1, translating to MTAHRLLCTGISSLYVITLEAVDAGVAKLYQAKVSVNFTDGMFLEWFCLVIDDGCPIALFDHLENFFPQNDHEVRAENQTPMCKKKGLNCSNNSCIKLCHIEPAYDLSNNDQMQRFGHWAVKMFNEEKNAELQFVRVVSGSKLLREDFFYLTLQAAEAGVMKIYQAELFLPGKKKITHPNSRLNLFGHVVDSGRLSILIDKRHEECTKEILVSEDIITANQQGYCRYKDVDNFIPAFLRY from the exons ATGACTGCACATAGGCTTCTGTGCACAGGAATTAGCAGCCTATATGTTATAACATTGGAGGCAGTTGATGCCGGAGTGGCTAAACTTTACCAAGCAAAAGTTTCGGTAAATTTCACTGACGGCATGTTTTTGGAATGGTTCTGTCTTGTCATTGATGATGGGTGTCCTATAGCACTATTTGATCACCTAG AAAACTTTTTTCCTCAGAACGACCATGAAGTCAGAGCGGAGAATCAAACTCCGATGTGTAAAAAGAAG GGACTTAATTGTTCTAATAACTCATGTATCAAACTATGTCATATCGAACCTGCGTATGACTTATCAAATAATGACCAGATGCAAAGATTTGGACATTGGGCAGTGAAAATGTTCAACGAGGAAAAG AATGCTGAACTGCAGTTTGTAAGAGTGGTGAGCGGAAGCAAGCTGCTGCGGGAGGATTTCTTTTATCTAACATTGCAGGCAGCTGAGGCTGGTGTGATGAAAATTTACCAAGCAGAACTGTTTTTGCCAGGTAAAAAGAAGATTACGCATCCCAATTCCCGGCTCAATTTGTTTGGCCATGTCGTTGATAGTGGGAGACTGTCAATACTAATTGATAAGAGGCATGAAGAATGCACAAAAGAGATTTTGGTATCTGAAGATATTATTACAGCAAACCAGCAAG GTTACTGCCGTTACAAGGATGTTGATAATTTCATACCAGCCTTTTTGAGATAttga
- the LOC112173029 gene encoding uncharacterized protein LOC112173029 isoform X2, producing the protein MFLEWFCLVIDDGCPIALFDHLENFFPQNDHEVRAENQTPMCKKKGLNCSNNSCIKLCHIEPAYDLSNNDQMQRFGHWAVKMFNEEKNAELQFVRVVSGSKLLREDFFYLTLQAAEAGVMKIYQAELFLPGKKKITHPNSRLNLFGHVVDSGRLSILIDKRHEECTKEILVSEDIITANQQGYCRYKDVDNFIPAFLRY; encoded by the exons ATGTTTTTGGAATGGTTCTGTCTTGTCATTGATGATGGGTGTCCTATAGCACTATTTGATCACCTAG AAAACTTTTTTCCTCAGAACGACCATGAAGTCAGAGCGGAGAATCAAACTCCGATGTGTAAAAAGAAG GGACTTAATTGTTCTAATAACTCATGTATCAAACTATGTCATATCGAACCTGCGTATGACTTATCAAATAATGACCAGATGCAAAGATTTGGACATTGGGCAGTGAAAATGTTCAACGAGGAAAAG AATGCTGAACTGCAGTTTGTAAGAGTGGTGAGCGGAAGCAAGCTGCTGCGGGAGGATTTCTTTTATCTAACATTGCAGGCAGCTGAGGCTGGTGTGATGAAAATTTACCAAGCAGAACTGTTTTTGCCAGGTAAAAAGAAGATTACGCATCCCAATTCCCGGCTCAATTTGTTTGGCCATGTCGTTGATAGTGGGAGACTGTCAATACTAATTGATAAGAGGCATGAAGAATGCACAAAAGAGATTTTGGTATCTGAAGATATTATTACAGCAAACCAGCAAG GTTACTGCCGTTACAAGGATGTTGATAATTTCATACCAGCCTTTTTGAGATAttga